A stretch of DNA from Xyrauchen texanus isolate HMW12.3.18 chromosome 31, RBS_HiC_50CHRs, whole genome shotgun sequence:
CCTGAGTGAGTTGGGAAGAACCAGGGGGAGGTCCAGGTGTGGGTATGGGTATGGCTGCAGTAGGTACTGAGGCAGTTACTGCTGGGGGTTGGGAAGTTTTGGATGCAGGGACAGGGGTGGTAACTGAGCCTGCCTTTGCAACAGGGACGAAGTGTGAAGGGGTTCGAATTTTCACTGGTGCAAACTGACTGGAGTCAGATCTCTGAGCAGCTCCATTCTGAGTTTCAACTGGGGTCATTTTAATTGCCTCAGGAGCAGACTGAGCTACACTAGAGGCAGCCTGAGATGGAGCTAGGGCAGTTTTGGTGGCAGAAGAGACACCAGCAGAAGGTAAAGAAGGAGAGGCCGGAATAGATTTCTCCTGGGTTGGGGGAGAAGATCTTTGCTCTGGTCCCTCAGGGACCCTGATCTGGAACACAGTATAAACCGCAGATGAGCTCAAAATGCTCTGTGATGGCTttttccattatttacaatttttcCTTTAGCTGGAAAAGCAGCTCTGGAAATCAGCTATCTTAAGGAGATGCAACAATCCCACTGCCAACATACAATGGAAAGTTCAGCAATGGTGCTCTGTGTGAACAAAGTCGTAACTTTAATGAATTACACATGCGAAAGCTAGGATGCTCTGACGTAAGAACACTGTACTGTACAGCGGTTTTAAGATGCCGTGCCAAGTTAAAATAAATTTTGTAAACATGCATTCTGTCCCATTTGCTTTTTAACACCCCTTTAAAAGCTACTCTTTCTGAAAAGAGCTCAAAGTAACTCACCCCATGTTTTTCTTCAACATTACTTTTCTGTCTCTGAACCGTCTTCTGGGGCGCTGCTTTGAGGGCTGAAAACCAAAAACCGGCATGAATGATAATGATTCCATTTACAAATAAAAGACACCTGGATCTAATGGAGGCGGCGTTCTCTCCTCACCAGTTTCCGAGAGATGTTCCTTCTTATCCTTCTTCCGGGAGTTTTGCTTCTCTACTCTCTTCTTTGTAACCTCAGCTGTGGCCTGAACACACAGAGTTGGTGGGGGATAATATGGAACAATAAAATAATTGCCTAACTTGTCACAATCCGATCAGATATAAATGGATAAAGTCAAGTCACAAACGACATTATTTCCATCTGAATAATGGGTTTTGCTCAGAAATGCCTAACATTATGGAAGTTATATGCACTGTGAATTCGGTTTCATGTTGACCTTAAGGGTatgcaagtatgtgtgtgtgcatgtgtatgtttgCATTACCGTTTGGGGGCTTGTTCCGAGCGCTGGGAAGTTGTGTTCATCCTTGTGCAGAAGTTCTAGAAGAGTGCTCTCCTGTTCCTCTTCTGGACCTAAACACACCGGACTGCTGTGCTCATCAGATCTCCTGAAAACAGCCACAGACAAAGATGTCATAAAAAAACAAGAAGgtcagtgcgacagagagagttacggacagctgtccgacacctgtgtgtgtttgtgtcttttggttgagttttatattaaaatattatttatattgtcaagcctttccattaatccctttacactggtgccaaaatcagggaaggaggagggttggccaccgaccacgaggggagaaggggcatCCCAACCAACCAACTGGAgaggttaccgctgccaggggtaggggagacccctaccgtccaccaaaaatgcgCCGGGGCGTTCCGTcagccaggggccggaggactgcctccgatccatccgGGGAGTCACGGCTgacatccactagagggtggaggagtggccggagACCCTACTATgacgtatcagagaactggcaagtaacattttgttttcttctctctctctcctctctctctcccgctccaTGTTGggcttttccctctctttttaaatgttttgttcatttggcACGATCGCTGTTACGGCGTATAggtgcaacattttatttttatttccctcTGCTTGTCCTCTCCCctgatccaggtagacggggaagTTTCCTTATACTTTAAAGTCTACTTGGCTTCTTTTTACACATAACATAGGATGCACATGTATGTTTTCTATATTAGAATACAGTAAGGTGATGCACACCTAAACTTCGTGCTCCGTGCACTTGACTGGTCATCTGCGGTGGTTTGTGGAGGCCAGGAGTGCTGTTTGTGTACACGGCTGCCAGGTGCAGAATGCGGCACTGATTTGCTGGACTTCCCTCCCCTTCTGCTGTCCCAGTCTACATGAAGGGGTAAAACaatgagtatgtgtgtgcatgagagtgaGGACATTAATTTCAGGTGTGCATGTGCATTTGATTGGAATAGACCATACCAGAGGCTGTGTGTTCGTTGTTTGCTGCAGCATGTCTCTTGCTCTTCTCTGACACCGTCTGCCAAGTCTGAGGCTCTTCAGATGGAAGACGCAAACTCAACAATGGCACAGtttgtctacacacacacacaaacacagacaaacacatggTTGTTAACATATCAGCTAAACCTGTTTAAGTCTAAACACAGCAAAAGCAAGTTCAGACTAGAGACTTATCCATGTTGAGAATATAATACTTGGGTACTGCTTACATCCTCATAGTAcactgtatactgcctactatttttGAATGGTAGTTGAAAATACACAGTATGCAGCAATATTAGCATACTCCGTGTACCATATAATGTTTACTATTTTTTAAATGGTATGTAAAAGTACAAAGTATGAAACAATACTAGCATACTGCTTACATACAGTACACTGTAAAATGGTTTGTGAAAGTACACAGTATGCTATgatacttaaatttttttttaaatggtcttgAAAGTGCACAGTATGCAACGAGCCTAGCATACTGCTCACATACTCATAGTATACAGTATAAAGCCAACTTTTTAATCTAATGTAAAATGACACAGTATGCAACAATACCTACATACTTTTCTACTATAGTAGAAATACTAGGTATGCTACAATATTAGCATACTTCTTACATAGTAgtagtatactgtataatgcCTCCTATTGTTTTAAAGTGGTATGTGAAAGTCCACAGTATGCAATGATAAAGATTTGAAACAGTAGGATGCTACTGTAAATTGTTGTCAATATGgtcattttgcattttttattgattcttacAGCTAAAATTAGGAGTCAACAAGGAGATATAAACAAATAGCCATCAAGAAGATATTAAAAGTTCATTTACAACTCTAGAAATGGCAGGttgaaaacactgcattgtgggatactaggtcatctgggtattctaTGCTTACAGAACatttgcatactgcatactataaTATATAGTTAGTGTGCAAACAAACAGCACAAGTAAAACACTTACTGCTTGCCCAGTTCTTCAATGAAAATGGTAACTGGCCCGTTGTCAGGACTGACTTCCTGAACGTATGCGCTATAGAAGTGACTACTTCTGCTCAACTGCAcctgagacagacagagacatttTATCAATCTTGTTTTGTacaaatcaacacacacaaacactcaaagaAACATACACGCACTGCTTACCTTGCACTTGTCTCCGACCGAATACTGCATCCCGGCAGCCATGCAGAAATCTCGCTTCTGCTGAactacaaacgcacacacacagtcagtacACTACAGATAATATGCAGCATCATATACTACAACATTGCCTCATATTATCAGAGAAATCAGCAGTTATTCAACCAGATTGTGAAGCAAAAACAAATCTAGGTGACGTACTTCGTTTAGAACGAAGCCACACGTCGTACTCCACGTTCCTGTAGAGGGCGGGGCTTAGGGACTTCTGCACCTTAGTGGAGAGAAAGCCACGCCCCCCTCCTCGAGAATGGCCCCTCCCACGACCCTGAAGCACATAGATACTTCTGTTACCACACAAGAAAATGGTAGATCCAAAGTAAAGATCTGAAAAGCATGTCAAATACTGAAACAATGTGATGTGAATCATCAAGAGAAAGAGAACAATTACCCTTTGTGGCTGTCTAGTGTTCATCCCAATGGTGGTTTTTTCCCTGGCTTCATTGGACCTAGTAAGACCAAACCAAATTCGCAATGCTTTTGACTTTTGTAACGTAGGTATGAGATTTGAACAACACTCTTATCAACCTCTATAATGTCACTTTGATTGTAGGGGTAGGTAatgtttagggatagggttaggacTTTCTATGAATTGAGTAATGGCGTCTCCAAAGCTTGAGTAATTAAGCTGACGTAACTTAGTGTTCCTACAGAATGAATTTAACTTTTTAAGTttaggtaactagatgcaagtagacttgtCTGTATgcctgtacttcagttgcacatgcacaagaaCTGAATTAGAATTAACAGGCTCCAACTCcaacaaatgtccccatatgtTCCCTATGACCAAGGACACATAATTAAATCATTGAAGAGCCAGGGATTATGGGATTATGAGTATTACACATaccctcaattttgtactcaattGTTTGAGTTAACACTTAAAACCTTAGCCAATAGACTTTTAAGATAAATAAATTCAAGGAGCTCAAAAAGAGTTATGAGCCCAAATCTTGacatttaaaggagacctattatgccccttttacaagatgtaacaagtctcaggtgtccccagaatgtgtctgtgaagtttccgttcataataccccacggatcatttattataccatgttataaatgtctcTTTGTGGGTGGactcaaaaacacgctgattttgtgagtgtctctttaaatgcaaatgagctgctgctccccgcccacTTTTCAGAAGAGGGCTGCgcctttacagctcatgcttcggttactacagcaacaacaaatcagaaccgatatgactaaaagtgtaaataccggagttcaggccGGGCTGGACtcggaagagaaatcggcctgggatttaaCATAGCaaatggcccaaaagttgagggGGTGCAGGGGGGGTAATCGCTCATTCTATCTTATCATGGCCCATACGGcctgtttcgcggccgacccaccggcgcgctcggttctcccgatggccaatccgcccctgatcggccccaaagtacgtcggcccaccgggaaaatggcggactgtgtgtagatcactcaggggaggagggtggagtccgtcaccagtcgtgggcgtggcctgctctaaAAGTGACGTCACATCATTTAGAGGAATCGGCATCGGATCGGAAATAgttaaattccttacaattcccatccctaGGCAGAACTCCATGTTATCTATTGGGATTTGATTGGAtcaaacattaaaacatatttaggcCTTGATGTCTTTATtacatttcaattgtttttcaatgtaaatataaagaACTTCAACCTTTAAAACTCGTCTTGAGATTCTGTTCAATTCTATGCATCTAGCTCTTTTAAGCATGAGAACGCATTCGGTCTGAACTGCCCCTGAGACCAGGATTATGCAAATAAACTCTCAATAATATAGCGGCATGAAGGGTTTTcagttttcaatatatatattcatgtacCAGAACTCTTCCACCTCCAGGTCGGACTCTTCACTGCTCTTGCATTCCTCCGTGTCCAGTCgatctcttcctcttcctcttcctctcacGCACGACGTTAAAGCGCCACGCTCCACGCCACACACACGATCATACAGCAGCTCATATAGGATAGCTACGAAATGAAAAGATGCAAAGAGAGACCGACTGAGACAGCATTAACTTAACAGATACAGATGAACCCCAAATCGCCTCATCACGGCACTCACATTGACAAACAGCAGCACTCTTCTCAAACGATTGAGGGTAAACACTATCATAATGGTTTCCATTGAGGAAACACAGTTGCACCtggaagagaaaaagagagagatctcCAGGAGTTATTAAAATATGCATGACATTTGAATGCGTCAATTAATTCAATGTTAGTCAGCACCTTATCAGGGAAGCCATTCTCTGTGATGTGGACAGGGGGTTGATCAGGCTCCTGGAAAATAATGAAATCATGCCTGGAAGAAAGACAAATGACATCATCAGCCATCAAAACCCttcaatgacaaacaaacaaacaaacaaacaaacagtctaGTTCTAACTAGGGTTGTctataatgcaatatatatatatataataataatcaaaatgattatacatactgtataataaatacaataattcaaataatgCATTTGATTTTATTATCGTGATTACGCAATAGCCACAAAAATGGCTTTGGAAGTCAAATTGTTGGTTGCTTTGTTTCCATATCATTGACCATAATCCTTTCACTGGTCTATGCATACATGTGTTAAACAGATGCTCTGGAGTGTCTCACTTTTGTTGTGTCGAGTTTCATTGGTTTCCAGCGTCTTGTGCATAAACGATGCATTTTAAGGATACGGTGTCAAGATGAATGCAGTTTGAAACTTTGAACAAACACGTCTTATGCGGCGTCTAGCGGTCTTCGAACCAAAGAACACATCCTGCTGTTTTCTTTTACTCATTTGTACTGTTTGTCGCCTGTATAACTGTTACCTGTACAGCTTGAgctgcgcttactgcccccttcTGATTAGCTAAAACAggaaggtggtacttcaagcttgaaatgTTACGTTGGAGATAAACGTCCTTTATACAGAATTTACGTACGGTCAGGTTGCATGATTAATTGCAATATAATAAATTGCACTGAATTATTGTATTAATTCCACAGCAACGTCAGACATATAAATACTCGGAAGTAAAAAGCAGTTTTCATGACATTAATGGCCAGGGTTGGCAtggtaacggaatacatgtaacaggattacttatttaaaatactaaatataagtaactgtattccactacagttacaatttaaatcattggtaattagaatacagttacattcaaaaagtattttgattactgtagacattactttgcattttattgtcatttgtatcatttaatattttgtcctttcagatggaaaacatttatacatataaatgatccaaagtgcatttgaccagcggtgaaacactttcttatgatgtgttacattcatacgagcagacagagaagtaagtttgaagtaagtttggagcagaagaaatagaaataaaccttgtgtatatTGTTAGCttcacgctaagctaaaatgctatttctagccgttttacatgcacgttaccagacacgatcataattatctatcaagaaaattcacgtttgatcaatgatctttgatattagggcaaaaatcatattcttgatcatttttgtatcATTTTCCTGTACAAATATCACATTTCTtgaacactgcataagatatttcggtttttcagagaatgtatttttaacatgtattttgagtttttatagtcaaaacaagtgaaaaaaaaaatctagcagtgctgaagaagtaatccaaagtatttagggtacattactgatcttgagtaatctaacggaatacattacaaattacattttacagcatgtgttctgtaatctgtaggggagtacatttcaaaagtaaccctcaacCCTGTTAATAGCAGACAAATAACATCAAACAGGCACATTTACACTATCAGCTTTAAAATTCACAGTAAAAAGACATAAATAAAGTTTGTATTCTCACTTATAAAGTTCAGCCAAAGCAGTGATCTCCACTTGTCCAACCCAGCTCTACACGGACAgaagaaaaatgactgataatGACCAATTTAAAGTAGGTAAACAGGTAAAGTcgagacaaactttgatgttggcttgacaaagcattgttttaaactttaaactaattaatGCAAGTTTGAAGATTATACAAGGTGGCCCAAAAACAACgggccactatgtttgattgctcatataAAGGTGTTTGCACGATTTTTGGCGTACTTCTACGACTTTGTGTAAACAACTAAATGACGTCATTGTGACGTCATCATGAGCTGcaacttgctacaaataaataaataagtaaattgtTTAGCTAAGTTTCCAATGGCAGCATGTAGGTGCTTCTCTTTCACCATGTGGCCCCATTTTTTGGGGCGGCCAAacgatttacttatttatttgtagcaagttgttgctCACGATGACGTCGCAGTGACGTCAATTTGCTGTTTACCAAAAGTCGTAGAAGTACGCCAAACATCGTGCAAACTATTATTCTGacgtttcacattcttaaaataaagtagtgatcctaactgacctaacacagggaatgttttctaggattaaatgtcaggaattgtggaaaaactgtgtttaaatgtatttggctaaggtgtattcttctgacttcaactgtatacataacgggaaaattgcgtgtttttgtgtaatatgaggtaaagaagcacaatttatgattccaatattataacatttgattgctgatttgaaatatgttttttgatcatAATTTTGACcatgtttttgagatttcagtctttccccattcaagtagataggagcagcactggcatgactggaaacagcctcccgagagcgttccaaagatggccgacagtggactgacttgctagaaagactttatcTTGGCCCATTTAAACTTTCTGTCTTTTTGATAGCCCCCTTTTTAAAATTCTGATCAGTTAGAGAAGTCATAGCAGGcagagtcagaacagtctgaaggtctctGCCaattttggtggatgtagcttgaaagctctaggaggagttacagTCCGAAATGTTGGTCTTTGGTGGAATATCAGAATGTCAGGCTTTGTCAAGTCAACATAATGAGTCACTCTGTATGAGGACATCTGCTAAATGCCTGTAATGTAAAACTGTGTCTGGGATGTTAGAAATGAATTCCAAGTGTTACCTGAGGGTCCTGCAAATTCAACAGGTATTTCTCAAAATCCCCTTCGATAAActacacacagacaaaaacaatcaaaaaataCATCAAATATCATTCACTAGAGCAGAGGTTCTCAACGTGGGAGGTACCACCCCCCAGATGGCGTTCAAATTTGCCAGGGGGCACTGAGAGCAAATCAGTAGAGAGGGGGGCGTTAGGTTACAAATTGGGGCCGTTTATATGGGGcggaatcccggcccacatgactccacatgccgaagtgtccttgggcaagacactgaaccccaagttgctcccaatggcaggctagcaccttacatagcatctctgccgccattggtgtgtgtgtgtgtgtgtgtgtgtgtgtgtgaatgggtgaatgtgtcacagtgtaaagcgatttgagtaccgttaaggttaaaaaggtgctatataagtgcagaccatttatttacATATACCAGCTGGTTCTCAATTATATGGGTTGGTACACATTGTAccgctgtggctcaggtggtagagtgggtcggccactaatcgcacgcagggttggtggttcgaatcccggcccacacgactccacatgccgaagtgtccttgggcaagacactgaaccccaagttgctcccaatggcagactaacaCCTTGgtaaaggttaaaaaggcgctatataagtgcagaccatttacaaccTCGGCtgatgcacctgtatggctctatAGATGGATATGGCTCAGATGGACAGAGCAAAGCTCTTAAACTCGCAACTTTgcgagaatcagtgagaagcagaaaccatttgaattcggcaccgaattctacatcaccaccctagaatttactatagtaacactaactttactttaggcagaaatagattgataataaatattacttcagctctattaaatttgtctaGCCTACATTAAGGGAGTGAGCAATGGATACAATGGACTATGGCGACTGGGGTAAGGGAATAAGTTCATCAAAAaaatgttgagaaccactgcactagAGTAATACACAAACACAGAGGAGACATCAACGACACTAAttctatgtttggaatggaatactactGTATAGTGTACTATATAGTACAAACTGTGCATACTGCATACTTTAAATTGAAGATGCGTCCCAAACCACACACATCTGCACTAGTCTACGCCATTTCGTAGCGGTTAAACAAACAAGAAGTGTCCTACGAGTGCCCGAATAATGTACTTCTTCAACCGTTAAAACGGAGTGGgtaatgttggacacttcatacACTCAGGGCTAGCTGGAGTCGCGGCTTGCCATATGTAGAGGAAGGGGCGGAGCCAGAGATTATTttgcagagacgggccacttctattaaaaagaatgggagaaattggaacgccaaaCCAAGAAGCTCTGAGCGCaaaacggtcaacggatgtagaaatgaagtcccgccttacagttaaaagagccattcaccttttagatagagacatcatctgtcaatcaactctagaatgaGCGTGTGCATTacctatacaagccgggaaaattgtgttttttttgtgtgtaatctgaggtaaagtatCACACTTTATGATTTCAGTGTTGcccgattttattgctgatttgaaacatgttctttgatcgtaatcttgaccaaccgcttgggagatttcagtctttctccattcatgtagataggagctgcacctcccgagagcgttccaaaatggccgacagtgggcTGACTTGTTAGGGCGGAGTAACTTGGCTGCATTGCTGGTTTGACAAAACAACTGTAAATAATGGAGACTGTAGCAACTATGAATCCACAGTGAAGATAGTGTCTTACAAATGTAAGTTGAAGGCTTTATCATCACCCCACGCTGTGTGACTATGTACATTGTCTAAGATACAAGTTTTGTATAGGTTAAAGCTGGCGAAAACACAATCCAATGcctttgaaatgtcacttccgtcagctgttaaacggcGAATGCTTCAGTGtagtaaaatcttttttttttcgtcAATTTTACAATTCTTAAACTACATTGCTGAGTGCATAGtacgtcatttgggacacagctacagtttcaaacagtACACTTGGGTACTCGTGCCCAAGGTGCagagtatacagtacatactgcaaAAATAGTAGTAAATCAAGTAGTTGTAGTATGCATCCTGAAtgtatagaaaatatatttttctccaaGGGTGAATAATCTCACCAGCTCATAAGTAGATCTGTTCTGTCTCAGATACTTCACACACGCCGCCCGAACTTGTGTGTGTAAACCCTGACAGTGCAGCACCTGTGAATCAAACACACACCTGTCAGTCTGTGCACTCTCTGTCTTAAGTAATGACATCAACACCATAAACCGTGTGTCATCAGATAGCATTGTGAGGCTGACTCAGACTCATTCAAAATACACTGCATGTGGGTGTGGACGATCAGCTGTCGGAACAGGAAAAACAGGTTTATGGAAACAGGAAGTGCTACATCCATTCAATATGAGAATTTCGACTTCATAAGTGATGATTTAGCAAGATATTACATAATGATTCATGGGCGTGGAATACACGGGGGAAGCGAGAGACGTGTCAAgaggctttaaaaaaaacaaagttcatCCCCTCCACTTTTTCACGGGTCGTATGTGTTTACACTGTGTCTTTCATACAGCAAATATCTAAAAGCAtaaatgcaaaagttaaaattcacacattttttaatcaattgacagcttAAAAAAGATATATCATATCTATTTATTTTCAGCTTGCGCTAAATGTTTGGTCCCCCTcagggctggtaatctggcataccgggcattttccgacggtgggccgacgcactttggggccgatcaggggcgtacTGGCCaatgggagaaccgagcgggccggtgggtcggccgcgaaacctGCCgtatgggccgtgataagctaaaatgagccgccatgtcacgaagaacggaccacaaaatggcgccgcgatatgcagaaaattgTTCAGCCCCCCGCTCAACAATTTTGACCCCCCTTTTGGGCCAGTCACCAGTTCAGCAAGATATTACATAAtgtcccgggccgatttctcttcacaGTCCAGCCCGGGTCCCCCTCACTTTTGAAACGATTGCGACGCCCCTGCTTGTGTTTCCTGCAGTCACGTATAAACCACAAACATAACATCTAGGTAccttaataaaataatatcttaatattaTTACTTTTAATGAAGGAAACCATTCACAGACCATAATTTGAGAAATTAAGTATATTCAACATAGGCTAAGAAAACTGATAATTTAATAACAAACCGTACCATTGGAGGCCAAATGAGATAAACAGAGTACAACGTTTTATTTCAGTCAGTTTGGGATATTTTAGACGTTTTAAACACACATGGTGAGACATTTAAACTGCAGTTTGGGGGAAGTTTAAAGTGCATTTATATTGCCATAGTTTGTTTGGCCGTATGTGTATTCGCGTAGTTAAACAATTAATCTATTTTTATTACTAAATGAAAATCATGACATAATAAATTAGGATTATAACGATCAGGATTGATCTTCTGACCTGTTCTGCCACGGCCCTGAAGAGACACGACCCGTCCTTGGCGATCTTCTTGCGGTACAAACCCAGCGAGCGCAGGTACTCTTCCATGCGGCACTCGTGCGTCCTGTCGCCGGTCTGCCGCGGCTGCGCGTCCGCTGATGCCGTCCGGAGCTCCATGACGCTCCACTCCACGCTATATAATCCCAGTAAACCACTCTATATGAATTCCCTTACCATTCCTGCATGAATCTTGTTGGACTGGATTTCCTAGATTCACTTTTGATTTCAGTGCAACAGTCTTTTGTGCAGTTCTGCCCAGCTCTGATGCAgcaccacaaaaacaaacacatatatatacattaagcAATGATGCAAAGCATTTGGCTATTCCAGGTGATCTAAGGATGTAAAGCAGGCAAATGTGCAGTTCTGTGAAGGCATTCTCCCACAGCTGAGAAATGAAAAGAACTGAGTTAGTTTCAGAAGACACTGGGAGATGTAGGCAAAAAGGAAAGTGAAACTACACAGCCCATGCTGCATCTACTACAGTTATGGGATGCAGAAATGAAAAAGGAAGTTGTCCATAAATAATAAGTAATGACTTTATACAAGtaattgatatttttatttacatacattttaaaaaagcta
This window harbors:
- the LOC127625124 gene encoding OTU domain-containing protein 4-like is translated as MELRTASADAQPRQTGDRTHECRMEEYLRSLGLYRKKIAKDGSCLFRAVAEQVLHCQGLHTQVRAACVKYLRQNRSTYELFIEGDFEKYLLNLQDPQSWVGQVEITALAELYKHDFIIFQEPDQPPVHITENGFPDKVQLCFLNGNHYDSVYPQSFEKSAAVCQSILYELLYDRVCGVERGALTSCVRGRGRGRDRLDTEECKSSEESDLEVEEFWSNEAREKTTIGMNTRQPQRGRGRGHSRGGGRGFLSTKVQKSLSPALYRNVEYDVWLRSKRIQQKRDFCMAAGMQYSVGDKCKVQLSRSSHFYSAYVQEVSPDNGPVTIFIEELGKQQTVPLLSLRLPSEEPQTWQTVSEKSKRHAAANNEHTASDWDSRRGGKSSKSVPHSAPGSRVHKQHSWPPQTTADDQSSARSTKFRRSDEHSSPVCLGPEEEQESTLLELLHKDEHNFPALGTSPQTATAEVTKKRVEKQNSRKKDKKEHLSETALKAAPQKTVQRQKSNVEEKHGIRVPEGPEQRSSPPTQEKSIPASPSLPSAGVSSATKTALAPSQAASSVAQSAPEAIKMTPVETQNGAAQRSDSSQFAPVKIRTPSHFVPVAKAGSVTTPVPASKTSQPPAVTASVPTAAIPIPTPGPPPGSSQLTQAPFQSTTETSSAPTQVTPFLPPTSVQVPAPVSAQTTLAPSVSAPNAPVETMPPIQPAPPSISASAIPVSSTPPAPAPILDAPDLSSATLPANGFSAQSCVQPTVDLHTALMSTPLDPSTSISQSSGPTHAPPPATPQSSSESLAIPPSGVAPVPDHLSQPTQLPYSHLQWLQLLQDPLYPGFPRNEKGEVETLPPFSLSQKGDDLPQDINVLRFFFNLGVKAYSQPMWPPIAYLGPLYQARQVHLRGLPPSSNPPTNHSMTPWQPENPSPLQNSSSTPDSSLGNQSYTPVTVGSGPVGPIEVRGYSYPPSIPGPLQVPPRPAMPWSASPHLNSYHGPYPVPPAGPPEQFSAPPYPPSGNYMYPPSSVGFHRMPPPTVPHEALNHDPPAGMGVLQFVPPSLERSQENGKRSMTPQFVSLQNNPCFPGGQPNLGAGDFKPVDITMMTMDPPPLGRPCPVLPFPMGPMQGDITAGVTPLPNGNLRRQGEVFQKSLLGRPIVDEPGHLTHAYYPDEKLSFEDMEFANVDLKVGQLFYSQSYRSRGRSGQDDRGGYRGRVRRVQKVYAGRGRQDDQSSYSGGYYGRRGAGPQSTFQ